The DNA region tatgaaaatcaaTGTAAACACAAGATCCGATTTTTATAAATCAACTGAAAACacctaatttaaaatcaacccaataatctgaataaacacctctaattgAAACACTCCTTAGATTACAAATGAGAAAACCAAAAAAGTATTTTGGTCATCATAGAAAAATGTAGTGGTATGCTAGAAAGTATTCCATGAAGCTGCATCTTAAAGATACTCGAAAACTTGTAAAAATAGACAATTGTTAGTCAAAACAAATGGAgtattaaaaaggaaaaaagaaatagaaataataattttcaaCTTAAGAATATAAGAATACACGCAAAGCCAGTTGGCCATCAACATGTGAAAACTAAAAGATGCTCAATTTGGAAAAGTGTTTTTTGTTCCCCTAAAAACACCAAGAAATAAGCTAATTTCTATCAAACACCAACCCCAACAATATTTGGAATGCAACCTTACAAAATATGGTCACTTTCAAGGAAATGTAACTTTCAATTTCATACACCAAATCTAGACATTAGACAGGCTATCCTTAAGACCAGTAAAACGTCCATTCAAATTCTAAAAGTTCGATTTGTTGCGATGTCAAAACGCCAAGGATACATGCTCCTACCGATACCAGTAAAGACCAGTATGGCGTAGCTCTCAGTAGGGTTTGAGAGGGTCAGATGTACGTAATCTTACTGATTGTTTTCGAATGAActgtaagaataaaaaaaatactaacacTTTTAGGCAAAAATGTATTCGATGACCGATAATTCCTGAATTTGACCTTGCACTTTTGCAAAAGATAGTTTCATTACACAAGCGAGTGGCTATGGCATTCTCATTTTTAGAGGCCCGCCACTTTTGCGACTTTGACCTAAGAATGCCGCTTGCCACTCGAAATACTTTTTTCCGattgtatatatacatgtacaaaAACAACACCGTATATTCACTCATGCGAATGCGGGGAATGCCTTCTTTTTGCATTGCTCCCACTATAACAAGTTTCCGCCAGCTTTGGTTTTGTTTCCTTTCTTCTGTTTTGGATGCTACGAACAAAGTTCCGTTAAATTTCCAAGAGTAGAACTTACTTAATTGAGAGGGTAAGGGACCGTTCTACCGACATTGCAGTAAAAGCGCCACTAATAGAGAGAATATCCAATAGGTAGCTTTAAGTCGACCTCCAGCCGCTGAAATTAGAGAAACAAGATTTACCAGATTTAATCAGTTAAAAACGGGACATAAGTTCCCTTTGTTTGAAACAAAAGTTGGTTGGACACTAATTTATCGCAAAAACATCCAACTAGGTGAAATATGATAAATATTATGCTCGAGATCCCACTTTCAAGTTAACTAAACCAACCTAAGGATTGGTCGACAATAAATAGAAATACAAATCAAGTACTAGCTAATCAGAAATGTAATTATCAGCACTTACATGGAGAGGGTGCAATTGAAGGCATTTTATCGGGAGGTTCTGGATCCATCTCACCTGCTGATGGAGGAGGAATACGGGCATAGATAACATTGGGTAAAGGACGAGACGGTGAAATCTGATGGACAATGGGAGATGGAGGTTTAGCTTGTGGATGAGGACTCGCGGCGACTGAATGGCGAGGAGGCATACTAGGTGGACCAGTCCCAATAACAGGAGGGTATTCGGGGCTTTTTCTGAAATGTGTACTCCTGAATCTAAACTTACAGGCAGGAGGAGCCGCATGATAGCTTTTGGTGGGCGGATGAGCACTTGGAGGACTTGCCAGATAGCTTTTAGCTGGTGCAGGGGCAAATGAGGGAAAAGTATGACGGTGTTTCACATGCGGAGGTGCCCTACTCTGAGGCACAGGAGCAGGTTTGACGGGTTCCGGGGCTTCCATGGGCGGATATGAAGGCGAGCTAACAGGAGGTAAAGTGTCATGGTATCCATGGTCgtggtggtgatggtgatgatggtggtggtggtggtggtggtgataAGAAAGAGGAGAAGGCGCGGGAGCAGGTGTCGGACTACCTTCACCGCCTAATGAATGTTGGAGAACTGACGAGAGGCTAACTTGTTTGACTTTACCAAAGACGGTATTGTTAAGACCAAGATTTCTAGCAGGCGAATCTTTAATGGTTTGAGCCAGTTGCTTCAATCTCGGCTGGGATGGAACTCCAACCCTCAGCACAACAGATGTCTGAACAGTCGCGGGAGGAGCCACTGTCGAACCTCTAGAATTTGTCAGGCGAATGTACAAGTTCTGCACAGAAGAAATAATATTGACTTGAATTAAAATGCGTTGATTAAGCCAATTTTCATTATTGGAAAAACAAAGCAAATTACATACAAacagaaaatttaaattttacctcGTCAGGCGTCAAATGCAGTCCAAGTGCAAGTTGGTTCCGCAACAcctcaaaattttcttgtatttGGAGAATAGAGTTATTTAGAGTAAAGTTAAAAAGAATTTGAACTTTTTGCAGAGGATATGCAGTTTGGGGAGGAATGACGGTAATTCCACCAGGAAACTTCAACACTTCAAAGAAAGATGGGTCCCCAAGAGGATGAGATGAGTTCAACTCAAAATCCGTTTGTCGTATAACCAATAGTACAAAAGTTGATCGAATTAAACTCAGTTGAAGTGAAGACATTGAATTTTTAGATACGGGATCAATTGCAAAGACAACGCTTGAAGAATTTAATCCAGAACTTTCCATCGATAAGATGGAAACCTAAACATCAATCAACAAAAGCAGCATCATAAGTATGACGGAaagtgaataaaaaataaaaaaggaagcaGAGATATGGAAATGGTAATAGGTTATACTTTAGAATTAGCAGCTCCAAACACTTCAAAGAGGTCAGCTCTGAGTGGTTGAGCATAGTCTTCCAAAGCGGACACTGGTCTCAGAAGTTTAAAACTTGCAACAATTGTATGACCTAGACAtcgaaaatttttattaattagagTATATTTCATAAGAAGGTACATATATAAGAAAATTCACATAGATGAACAAATGaactttgacaaaaaaattcaaatattgaAGTTAGCTTGATCCTAAGAAATCAAGTTGACAATTAATCATAAAGGTTAGCTTTATCCTTCAAATATGAGAGAAGATACCAACCATAGTTTCAAATGTTAAGCTTACCTGAAGCAAACCACTAATAGTCGATAATCATCTCTTTCAGATGTTAGACATGTTCTTTATAAATAAAACACATGGAAACGAAGAGAGTCAGGAACAAACGACACACTGAAATAACACTACTAAATATTTATATGAGGTAAAATTAAATAACAGTAATCAATGGAAGATTCATCCCTGTATACGCTTACATGCAAATAGACCTAACAAGCTCAAAAAATGCGAGATGTAGTATTCTACATGGCGCCAACTTCAAGTTCAAATCAGCAGGATCCAAACTAATTCCAGATTGTTTTATTTTGACCCTATAAATATGAAGGTCCAAAGAGATCCAATTTTCTATCCGTGTCGATGTTCTACCATACTTTGCCCCTCCCAAATCTAGTACTATGCACCAACTTATTCAAGAAAACCGTACAAAGGCTTGCTCATAGGGCATGGGTAAAGATACTTAGATGTTCAATTGTAGTAGTACTTGCCAGAGGTTACTCATACCAACATTCAAATTCTGTCAAGATCCAGAAACAAGGTTTCCAGGAGATAACACCTTTGAGGAATCGAACTAATGAAACACCGTTCCATTGTATGCTTACATGTTTAAAGTTGACCAAGTACCTTCCCAGGTATTCGGGAACTGGATCATTGCAATTAACGCAGTTTCTGGTATAAGAAATTGCACACTAAAAACACTTAACCTCTTTACTCCGACAGATCACCTAA from Amaranthus tricolor cultivar Red isolate AtriRed21 chromosome 3, ASM2621246v1, whole genome shotgun sequence includes:
- the LOC130808105 gene encoding uncharacterized protein LOC130808105, with protein sequence MGKPDENDEFSLSSTANGANAEGTSGSNSDSRNCFCRFFKLRCLLPLLLGISVFISALFWLPPFLNNTDHGDLDLDPRYRGHTIVASFKLLRPVSALEDYAQPLRADLFEVFGAANSKVSILSMESSGLNSSSVVFAIDPVSKNSMSSLQLSLIRSTFVLLVIRQTDFELNSSHPLGDPSFFEVLKFPGGITVIPPQTAYPLQKVQILFNFTLNNSILQIQENFEVLRNQLALGLHLTPDENLYIRLTNSRGSTVAPPATVQTSVVLRVGVPSQPRLKQLAQTIKDSPARNLGLNNTVFGKVKQVSLSSVLQHSLGGEGSPTPAPAPSPLSYHHHHHHHHHHHHHHDHGYHDTLPPVSSPSYPPMEAPEPVKPAPVPQSRAPPHVKHRHTFPSFAPAPAKSYLASPPSAHPPTKSYHAAPPACKFRFRSTHFRKSPEYPPVIGTGPPSMPPRHSVAASPHPQAKPPSPIVHQISPSRPLPNVIYARIPPPSAGEMDPEPPDKMPSIAPSPSAGGRLKATYWIFSLLVALLLQCR